In Silene latifolia isolate original U9 population chromosome 3, ASM4854445v1, whole genome shotgun sequence, a single window of DNA contains:
- the LOC141649450 gene encoding uncharacterized protein LOC141649450, translating into MVYAFNGVNDRAPLWGHLRRIAGTIVGPWAIAGDFNCVLAAHERIGGNVPHSEMEPFRDCVADCGVLDIAATGALYTWNNKQQPEERIYRRLDRVLINKDWCDHLKDLYAHFLPEGLYDHTPCIVSSNKQVQGKKCFKYFNMWGGSKEFIPIVRNTWQSRVDGTPMFKLVKKLKLLKPALKQLNREKFSDIEQAADIKQKQIEELQEQLGKDPSDMQKRALESEANARNHRNKVFSIEDTAGRVCDTPDQIQAAFLDYYEGLLGTSQTISKVHKRIIEQGPVCSSDDCVSLMRPVSGKEIRDALFSIPDIKSPGPDGYTSKFFKDAWGEVGGEVIGAVQDFFTQKRLLTQINATTLTLIPKCERPQNVTQFRPIAYYNVVYKIISKLLCNRLAVVLPNIVDQNQGAFIQNRSIQENILICQDLIRLYERPNASPRCLFKIDLQKAYDTVE; encoded by the exons ATGGTGTATGCCTTCAATGGTGTTAATGATAGAGCTCCTCTTTGGGGACATTTGAGGAGAATTGCAGGGACTATTGTTGGACCATGGGCTATAGCAGGTGATTTCAATTGTGTATTGGCAGCACATGAGAGAATTGGTGGAAATGTGCCTCATTCTGAAATGGAGCCATTTAGGGACTGTGTAGCTGACTGTGGTGTCCTGGACATAGCAGCTACTGGTGCCCTATatacttggaataacaagcaaCAGCCTGAGGAGAGGATATACAGGAGACTGGATAGGGTTTTGATCAATAAGGACTGGTGTGATCATCTGAAAGACTTATATGCCCACTTTCTTCCAGAGGGTTTGTATGATCATACTCCTTGTATTGTGAGTAGCAACAAGCAAGTGCAGGGCAAGAAATGTTTCaagtatttcaatatgtggggtGGATCCAAGGAGTTCATTCCTATTGTGAGGAATACCTGGCAATCTAGAGTAGATGGGACTCCAATGTTTAAGCTTGTTAAGAAATTGAAGCTACTGAAACCTGCATTAAAGCAACTGAACAGGGAGAAGTTTAGTGACATTGAACAAGCAGCTGATATCAAACAGAAGCAGATAGAGGAGTTACAAGAGCAGCTAGGTAAAGATCCATCTGATATGCAGAAGAGAGCTCTTGAATCAGAAGCTAATGCA AGAAACCATAGGAACAAGGTTTTTAGTATTGAGGATACTGCTGGTAGAGTATGTGATACCCCTGATCAAATTCAGGCTGCATTCCTGGACTATTATGAAGGACTGCTTGGCACCAGTCAGACCATTAGCAAGGTTCATAAAAGGATAATTGAGCAGGGACCTGTGTGCAGTTCAGATGATTGTGTATCCTTGATGAGACCTGTCAGTGGGAAGGAGATTAGAGATGCACTGTTCAGCATTCCTGATATTAAATCACCTGGACCAGACGGATACACAAGCAAGTTCTTTAAGGATGCATGGGGAGAGGTAGGGGGAGAAGTGATTGGAGCAGTTCAGGATTTCTTCACTCAGAAGAGATTACTGACACAAATCAATGCCACCACTCTCACCTTGATTCCAAAGTGTGAGAGACCTCAGAATGTTACTCAGTTCAGGCCTATAGCATATTACAATGTTGTGTACAAGATCATATCTAAATTGCTATGTAACAGGCTTGCAGTAGTGCTACCAAATATTGTGGACCAGAATCAGGGTGCATTCATTCAGAACAGGAGCATTCAGGAGAATATACTAATATGCCAAGATCTTATAAGGTTGTATGAGAGACCAAATGCTTCACCCAGATGCTTATTTAAAATTGACCTGCAGAAGGCATATGATACAGTGGAATGA